A stretch of the Ornithodoros turicata isolate Travis chromosome 4, ASM3712646v1, whole genome shotgun sequence genome encodes the following:
- the LOC135392045 gene encoding uncharacterized protein LOC135392045 isoform X1 has translation MLPSQIIPLTEGKPVRVVNAVAGCYPDDEIVVEASETNLVGSPLLAVRPRSGRLSCGSCWVYLGSVLGLVCAIGGIAITTYILASPSVKDIHGFVLGAHGEATTTTECLHKLQLSHKTASLTDLTTRRSSRRRPLVHATASGITDDSNDDGDTSKDDETALYASEDEDDPSSSMEIRRYADEMMHGGSERDSGDEIGGPRPMPVRSGGLGTRRRLVLWGNETYTTTITTKRPTEKFRHLGAVEVHEVQPSEHVVNNGTINTTDESVVANETAATLPVSRPSPILLMGPQAPPVAGSFLRPLVCVVSANSNLPPLTECTHLILSDHVLDLLRRVVRPAAPARNSDAVATPFGSRLRNIRSQSPSLKILAGLRALEVESLYLRQWGNGSSLAAHVNLLYEWLRRVRLDGLAILGVSVGRHTVQLYAEFFRKLRALFREDFLIAFGFLHREDHAHDFFRTEDALKTFLGLCDLVVIESHDARPRPCRSFIVNPLGPYRGAVADVTVRSSLQKLRRLGPLSPNTGCVSLSLGVYRFLLYEPPRRLGQVCHNYFPEPFSMHCREWTEIRYDKEAVANTAVVHKRPPTVAEILDSFDNETTLANKVAALLRESTGVCLALYHVELDDERGFCESQTPYSRLRAVTSAMRLRSSRTRAPPRNKRKP, from the exons TTCGTGTCGTGAACGCAGTAGCAGGATGTTACCCCGACGACGAGATCGTCGTGGAGGCCTCGGAGACCAACTT AGTGGGATCGCCGCTACTTGCAGTTCGGCCCCGCTCTGGGCGGCTGTCCTGCGGTTCCTGCTGGGTGTATCTCGGGTCTGTGTTGGGCCTTGTGTGTGCCATCGGGggcatcgccatcaccacctaCATTTTGGCTTCCCCATCAG tGAAGGATATCCACGGTTTCGTCTTAGGAGCGCATGGAGAAGCTACGACTACCACAGAAT GTCTACACAAGCTGCAATTGTCACATAAGACGGCGTCACTGACTGACCTGACAA CACGTCGGTCGAGCCGACGACGCCCTCTTGTGCACGCCACTG CTTCCGGAATCACCGATGATAGTAATGACGATGGCGACACTTCCAAGGACGATGAAACTGCATTGTACG CCTCCGAAGATGAAGATGACCCGTCTAGCTCCATGGAGATACGACGTTACG CGGATGAGATGATGCATGGCGGAAGCGAACGCGACTCCGGTGACGAAATCGGAGGACCTCGGCCGATGCCCGTGCGTAGCGGGGGACTCGGAACGCGACGTCGCCTGGTTCTCTGGGGCAACGAGACGTACACCACAACCATCACCACGAAGC GACCGACGGAGAAGTTCCGACATCTGGGAGCTGTGGAGGTTCACGAAGTGCAACCATCGGAACACGTCGTAAACAACGGGACAATCAATACTACTGACGAATCTGTCGTGGCGAACGAGACGGCGGCGACGTTACCGGTATCAAGACCCTCTCCTATTCTTCTCATGGGACCTCAGGCACCACCCGTTGCCG GTTCTTTCTTGCGCCCCCTGGTTTGTGTGGTGAGCGCGAACTCGAATCTCCCTCCTCTGACGGAGTGCACCCACCTCATACTTTCGGACCACGTGCTCGACCTTCTGCGCCGAGTCGTACGTCCAGCAGCGCCCGCCAGGAACTCCGATGCCGTCGCCACAC CGTTCGGCAGCCGCCTTCGCAACATCCGTTCCCAGTCTCCGTCCCTGAAGATCCTCGCTGGCCTTCGTGCCCTGGAAGTGGAGAGCCTGTACCTTCGCCAGTGGGGCAATGGCTCTTCGTTGGCTGCGCACGTGAATCTCCTGTACGAGTGGCTGCGACGGGTTCGCCTCGACGGCCTCGCAATCTTGGGTGTCTCGGTCGGGAGACATACCGTACAGCTCTACGCTGAATTCTTCAGG AAGCTGCGCGCCCTCTTTCGAGAAGACTTCCTTATAGCGTTTGGATTTCTGCATCGTGAAGACCATGCTCACGACTTCTTTCGTACGGAGGACGCCCTGAAGACCTTCCTCGG GTTATGCGACTTGGTGGTCATAGAGTCACACGACGCCAGGCCCCGTCCTTGCCGGTCTTTCATCGTCAATCCGCTGGGGCCGTACCGCGGCGCCGTAGCTGACGTCACCGTG CGTTCTAGTCTTCAGAAGCTCCGTCGATTGGGTCCCCTATCGCCGAACACTGGCTGCGTGTCACTCAGTCTGGGCGTCTATCGATTTCTACTATACGAACCCCCGAGGCGTCTGGGACAGGTGTGCCACAACTACTTTCCAGAGCCCTTCTCTATG cATTGCCGCGAATGGACTGAGATCCGATATGACAAAGAGGCTGTGGCCAACACCGCTGTGGTTCACAAGCGACCTCCAACTGTCGCTGAAATCTTGGACTCCTTCGATAACGAGACAACACTCGCCAACAAA GTAGCGGCGCTATTACGTGAATCAACGGGAGTCTGCCTCGCCCTTTACCACGTTGAGTTGGACGACGAACGTGGCTTCTGCGAGTCTCAGACCCCCTACTCGAGGCTGCGGGCCGTCACGTCCGCCATGAGACTTCGCTCCTCTAGAACTCGTGCTCCGCCTCGCAACAAAAGAAAACCGTAG
- the LOC135392045 gene encoding uncharacterized protein LOC135392045 isoform X2 has protein sequence MLPSQIIPLTEGKPVRVVNAVAGCYPDDEIVVEASETNLVGSPLLAVRPRSGRLSCGSCWVYLGSVLGLVCAIGGIAITTYILASPSVKDIHGFVLGAHGEATTTTECLHKLQLSHKTASLTDLTTRRSSRRRPLVHATADEMMHGGSERDSGDEIGGPRPMPVRSGGLGTRRRLVLWGNETYTTTITTKRPTEKFRHLGAVEVHEVQPSEHVVNNGTINTTDESVVANETAATLPVSRPSPILLMGPQAPPVAGSFLRPLVCVVSANSNLPPLTECTHLILSDHVLDLLRRVVRPAAPARNSDAVATPFGSRLRNIRSQSPSLKILAGLRALEVESLYLRQWGNGSSLAAHVNLLYEWLRRVRLDGLAILGVSVGRHTVQLYAEFFRKLRALFREDFLIAFGFLHREDHAHDFFRTEDALKTFLGLCDLVVIESHDARPRPCRSFIVNPLGPYRGAVADVTVRSSLQKLRRLGPLSPNTGCVSLSLGVYRFLLYEPPRRLGQVCHNYFPEPFSMHCREWTEIRYDKEAVANTAVVHKRPPTVAEILDSFDNETTLANKVAALLRESTGVCLALYHVELDDERGFCESQTPYSRLRAVTSAMRLRSSRTRAPPRNKRKP, from the exons TTCGTGTCGTGAACGCAGTAGCAGGATGTTACCCCGACGACGAGATCGTCGTGGAGGCCTCGGAGACCAACTT AGTGGGATCGCCGCTACTTGCAGTTCGGCCCCGCTCTGGGCGGCTGTCCTGCGGTTCCTGCTGGGTGTATCTCGGGTCTGTGTTGGGCCTTGTGTGTGCCATCGGGggcatcgccatcaccacctaCATTTTGGCTTCCCCATCAG tGAAGGATATCCACGGTTTCGTCTTAGGAGCGCATGGAGAAGCTACGACTACCACAGAAT GTCTACACAAGCTGCAATTGTCACATAAGACGGCGTCACTGACTGACCTGACAA CACGTCGGTCGAGCCGACGACGCCCTCTTGTGCACGCCACTG CGGATGAGATGATGCATGGCGGAAGCGAACGCGACTCCGGTGACGAAATCGGAGGACCTCGGCCGATGCCCGTGCGTAGCGGGGGACTCGGAACGCGACGTCGCCTGGTTCTCTGGGGCAACGAGACGTACACCACAACCATCACCACGAAGC GACCGACGGAGAAGTTCCGACATCTGGGAGCTGTGGAGGTTCACGAAGTGCAACCATCGGAACACGTCGTAAACAACGGGACAATCAATACTACTGACGAATCTGTCGTGGCGAACGAGACGGCGGCGACGTTACCGGTATCAAGACCCTCTCCTATTCTTCTCATGGGACCTCAGGCACCACCCGTTGCCG GTTCTTTCTTGCGCCCCCTGGTTTGTGTGGTGAGCGCGAACTCGAATCTCCCTCCTCTGACGGAGTGCACCCACCTCATACTTTCGGACCACGTGCTCGACCTTCTGCGCCGAGTCGTACGTCCAGCAGCGCCCGCCAGGAACTCCGATGCCGTCGCCACAC CGTTCGGCAGCCGCCTTCGCAACATCCGTTCCCAGTCTCCGTCCCTGAAGATCCTCGCTGGCCTTCGTGCCCTGGAAGTGGAGAGCCTGTACCTTCGCCAGTGGGGCAATGGCTCTTCGTTGGCTGCGCACGTGAATCTCCTGTACGAGTGGCTGCGACGGGTTCGCCTCGACGGCCTCGCAATCTTGGGTGTCTCGGTCGGGAGACATACCGTACAGCTCTACGCTGAATTCTTCAGG AAGCTGCGCGCCCTCTTTCGAGAAGACTTCCTTATAGCGTTTGGATTTCTGCATCGTGAAGACCATGCTCACGACTTCTTTCGTACGGAGGACGCCCTGAAGACCTTCCTCGG GTTATGCGACTTGGTGGTCATAGAGTCACACGACGCCAGGCCCCGTCCTTGCCGGTCTTTCATCGTCAATCCGCTGGGGCCGTACCGCGGCGCCGTAGCTGACGTCACCGTG CGTTCTAGTCTTCAGAAGCTCCGTCGATTGGGTCCCCTATCGCCGAACACTGGCTGCGTGTCACTCAGTCTGGGCGTCTATCGATTTCTACTATACGAACCCCCGAGGCGTCTGGGACAGGTGTGCCACAACTACTTTCCAGAGCCCTTCTCTATG cATTGCCGCGAATGGACTGAGATCCGATATGACAAAGAGGCTGTGGCCAACACCGCTGTGGTTCACAAGCGACCTCCAACTGTCGCTGAAATCTTGGACTCCTTCGATAACGAGACAACACTCGCCAACAAA GTAGCGGCGCTATTACGTGAATCAACGGGAGTCTGCCTCGCCCTTTACCACGTTGAGTTGGACGACGAACGTGGCTTCTGCGAGTCTCAGACCCCCTACTCGAGGCTGCGGGCCGTCACGTCCGCCATGAGACTTCGCTCCTCTAGAACTCGTGCTCCGCCTCGCAACAAAAGAAAACCGTAG